A window from Gossypium raimondii isolate GPD5lz chromosome 7, ASM2569854v1, whole genome shotgun sequence encodes these proteins:
- the LOC105766071 gene encoding mitochondrial import receptor subunit TOM9-2, translated as MAAQPRRGGISLPERSSASKPHSNILHRITSSPIVSRGKQAASDAAFVSKKLLRSTGKAAWIAGTTFLILFVPLIIEMDREQQFNELELQQASLLGAPPTAPARS; from the coding sequence ATGGCGGCCCAACCCAGACGAGGCGGAATTTCCCTACCCGAGAGGTCATCCGCCTCCAAACCCCATTCCAACATTCTCCACAGGATCACTTCTTCCCCCATTGTTTCCCGTGGTAAGCAAGCGGCCTCTGACGCTGCTTTCGTCTCCAAGAAACTCCTCCGTAGCACCGGCAAAGCCGCTTGGATCGCCGGAACTACCTTCTTGATCTTATTTGTCCCTTTGATCATTGAGATGGACCGCGAGCAGCAGTTCAATGAACTCGAGCTCCAGCAAGCTAGTCTCCTCGGTGCCCCACCCACTGCACCTGCACGCTCTTGA